The following are encoded together in the Culex pipiens pallens isolate TS chromosome 1, TS_CPP_V2, whole genome shotgun sequence genome:
- the LOC120427579 gene encoding uncharacterized protein LOC120427579, which yields MLCFNCSDYGHTSKNCKKEAVCFNCSLQHTVEPSEGGRCILDPYCKHCKGAHPATSKECPKYKKEVAIIKIQVETGVTFAEARREYEKRNQAHGLPTHAEVVGAQKRLEAIGKDNEKDNEIRLLKEEIEKLKNTAMDKNKDEVITSLRYELEQTKRLSSALMKKLRENKCAKNDSEIESDKDSSEKEGSPKQAKFAKGQAGKLQDNISSQPEKNPRRGRGRPRKTPTLEPGKFDAEMHST from the coding sequence ATGCTGTGCTTTAACTGCAGTGACTATGGACACACAAGCAAGAACTGTAAGAAAGAAGCCGTTTGCTTCAACTGCTCCTTGCAGCACACCGTTGAGCCGTCGGAAGGTGGACGATGCATTTTGGACCCGTATTGCAAGCACTGTAAGGGGGCTCATCCAGCTACCAGCAAGGAATGCCCTAAGTACAAAAAGGAGGTGGCAATAATCAAGATCCAGGTAGAAACGGGAGTCACGTTCGCGGAAGCGAGACGAGAGTATGAAAAGCGTAACCAAGCACATGGATTACCCACCCACGCTGAAGTTGTTGGCGCCCAGAAAAGACTGGAAGCCATTGGTAAAGATAACGAAAAGGACAACGAGATTCGCCTTCTCAAGGAAGAAATTGAGAAATTGAAGAACACTGCTATGGACAAAAACAAGGACGAAGTCATCACTTCTCTAAGGTATGAACTCGAGCAAACCAAGAGACTGTCAAGCGCCTTGATGAAGAAGTTGCGCGAAAACAAATGTGCCAAAAACGACAGCGAAATTGAATCGGATAAAGACAGCTCAGAAAAAGAAGGATCGCCAAAGCAAGCTAAATTCGCCAAAGGACAAGCAGGAAAACTGCAGGACAACATCAGCTCCCAGCCCGAGAAAAACCCCCGCCGTGGTCGTGGAAGGCCACGGAAAACTCCAACACTTGAACCAGGAAAGTTTGATGCAGAAATGCACTCCACTTAA